The Nitrospira sp. genome has a window encoding:
- the rny gene encoding ribonuclease Y — MTSISTSIVIYILLSGVLGAVVGAGIFELLRRRMVGAKQTEAEGLAKQVVQNAQREAENVLKEARLEAKDLAFKARSEFEQEQKAKLGELLTLEKRLIQREEGFDQKVTALERRENEARKREADFTKREEGLLAKESACAKAEREHREALERVAGMTADEAKKQLIVEMESQARLDAVGIAKRTIEEARENAEREAREIITSSIQRVVRDYVSESTISVVPIPNDAMKGRIIGREGRNIRALEAATGIDLIIDETPEAVIISGFDPLRREIAKVSLERLMHDGRIHPTRIEEIVEKVKVDIDKLMYEEAEKIIFELGLSDFHPELIKVLGRLKYRTSYGQNNLYHAREASYICGIMASELGLDVRLARRGALLHDIGKAVSHEEEGPHAMLGAEIAKKYGESEKIVNAIAGHHEQVEPICPESVLVAAAEALSAARPGARREALESYVKRLEKLESLATGHKGVQKAYAIQAGREIRVIVRQEDITDAESFQLSRELAKKIEQELTYPGQIKVTVIRESRYVEYAK, encoded by the coding sequence GTGACTTCCATTTCAACCTCAATCGTCATCTACATCTTGCTTTCTGGGGTTCTCGGCGCCGTGGTGGGAGCTGGAATATTTGAGCTTCTGCGTCGCCGGATGGTCGGTGCCAAACAAACCGAAGCGGAAGGACTGGCTAAACAGGTTGTGCAGAATGCACAACGCGAGGCTGAGAATGTGCTGAAAGAAGCGAGACTCGAAGCCAAGGATCTCGCATTCAAGGCAAGATCCGAGTTCGAACAAGAACAGAAAGCCAAGCTTGGCGAACTGCTGACGTTGGAGAAACGGCTGATTCAACGAGAGGAAGGGTTTGACCAAAAAGTCACTGCGCTGGAAAGACGGGAAAATGAGGCACGCAAGCGTGAAGCCGATTTTACGAAACGCGAAGAGGGGCTCTTAGCCAAGGAATCAGCTTGCGCGAAAGCTGAGCGTGAGCATCGTGAGGCGCTGGAACGCGTGGCTGGTATGACGGCGGATGAAGCCAAGAAACAGTTAATCGTGGAAATGGAGTCGCAGGCTCGGCTGGATGCCGTGGGGATTGCCAAGCGAACGATTGAAGAGGCCCGGGAAAATGCGGAGCGTGAAGCTCGGGAAATCATTACGTCGTCGATTCAGCGTGTCGTTCGGGATTATGTGTCGGAATCCACGATTTCGGTGGTGCCTATTCCGAACGATGCGATGAAAGGGCGAATCATCGGTCGAGAAGGGCGAAACATCCGCGCGCTTGAGGCGGCGACAGGCATTGATCTGATCATTGATGAAACTCCCGAGGCGGTGATTATCTCAGGATTTGATCCATTGCGACGCGAGATCGCCAAAGTCTCGCTGGAACGCCTGATGCATGATGGACGCATCCATCCCACGCGCATTGAGGAAATTGTGGAGAAAGTCAAAGTCGATATCGACAAGCTCATGTACGAAGAGGCTGAGAAGATTATTTTTGAGCTCGGGCTTTCGGACTTTCATCCGGAATTGATCAAAGTGTTGGGACGCCTGAAATATCGGACGAGCTACGGACAGAACAACCTGTACCATGCGCGTGAAGCCTCCTATATCTGCGGCATCATGGCCTCGGAGCTTGGACTCGATGTCAGATTGGCACGCCGCGGGGCGTTACTCCATGATATCGGCAAGGCGGTCAGCCATGAGGAAGAAGGACCGCACGCCATGCTCGGGGCTGAGATCGCCAAAAAGTACGGTGAATCCGAAAAGATCGTCAATGCAATCGCGGGGCATCATGAACAGGTTGAGCCAATTTGTCCGGAGAGTGTGCTGGTGGCGGCTGCCGAAGCCCTGTCGGCTGCGCGTCCCGGTGCACGACGCGAAGCGCTGGAGTCGTATGTGAAGCGGCTGGAGAAACTCGAATCGCTGGCGACCGGGCATAAGGGCGTGCAGAAGGCATATGCCATCCAGGCCGGCCGAGAGATCCGGGTCATTGTCAGACAAGAAGACATTACCGATGCCGAATCGTTTCAACTCTCGCGCGAACTGGCGAAGAAGATTGAGCAAGAGTTGACGTACCCTGGGCAGATCAAAGTGACCGTCATCAGAGAGAGTCGCTACGTGGAGTACGCCAAATGA
- a CDS encoding TIGR00282 family metallophosphoesterase, with the protein MKVLCIGDIMGEPGRRAAARVVPRLIAQHQIDAVVANGENVAGGFGITPELAEELFEIGVSVITTGNHAWDKKEVVGYFSREPRLLRPANYPPGVPGNGSTVIETAGGERLAVLQLMGRVYMPTIDCPFQTAKRVLSRLKQETSAIIVDMHGEATSEKMAMGHFLDGEVVAVVGTHTHVQTADEQILPKGTAYITDIGMTGPLHSVIGVKKELAIEKFLTGMPRRFEVASGPSVFCAVLLELDPRLGKAIAFERIRLVD; encoded by the coding sequence ATGAAGGTGCTTTGTATCGGCGACATCATGGGGGAGCCCGGTCGCCGAGCTGCAGCTCGAGTCGTGCCACGCTTGATCGCACAGCATCAGATCGATGCGGTAGTCGCCAACGGGGAGAATGTTGCCGGAGGCTTCGGGATCACGCCGGAGTTGGCCGAGGAACTCTTTGAAATAGGAGTCTCGGTGATCACAACCGGCAACCATGCGTGGGATAAGAAAGAAGTTGTCGGCTATTTTTCTCGTGAGCCTCGGTTGCTCAGACCGGCGAACTATCCACCCGGCGTTCCAGGAAACGGGAGTACGGTGATTGAGACCGCAGGAGGGGAGCGATTGGCGGTGTTGCAGTTGATGGGCCGAGTATACATGCCGACGATCGATTGCCCATTTCAGACAGCGAAACGGGTCTTGTCACGCTTGAAGCAGGAGACGTCTGCGATCATCGTGGACATGCATGGAGAAGCCACCTCTGAAAAAATGGCCATGGGGCACTTCCTCGATGGGGAGGTCGTGGCGGTCGTGGGGACGCATACCCATGTACAGACGGCAGATGAACAGATCCTTCCAAAAGGGACTGCCTACATCACCGATATCGGGATGACGGGGCCGCTTCATTCGGTCATCGGTGTGAAGAAAGAGTTGGCGATCGAAAAGTTTTTGACCGGGATGCCACGGCGATTTGAAGTGGCGTCAGGACCGTCCGTGTTCTGCGCAGTCTTGCTCGAGCTCGATCCCCGCTTGGGGAAGGCCATCGCCTTTGAACGAATTCGCCTCGTCGATTAA
- a CDS encoding exodeoxyribonuclease VII large subunit, protein MIRASLEADFPEIWLEGEISNLRAPGSGHLYCTLKDGSSQIRAVIFRSAAMRLRFGLEDGLQVVVRGRLSVYEPRGEYQLVLDHLEPKGQGALQLAFEQLKRRLQTEGLFNVQRKRLLPAFPWTVGIVTSPTGAAVRDLLTVLHRRCPVLRIIVAPVQVQGAGAGEQIAGAIHALNTLGGIDVMIVGRGGGSIEDLWSFNEEVVVRAIAGSRIPIVSAVGHETDVTLADFAADVRAPTPSAAGEMVAPVLAEIVERLEMFAARCRQATMSQCLDHQQQLDLLVAHLASIRLRILREAQRVDGALVSMREAIRATLRQMTAQTQGWKQALEAASPEVRVRYGMALVPQLRLRLTGTMTHDLTRYEQRIHAYLARLHSLSPLAILTRGYGMLETMPDRTTIRRVAQVSIGDTIRARLVDGELRCTVEDVVTDSSV, encoded by the coding sequence ATGATTCGGGCTTCCCTTGAAGCCGATTTTCCGGAGATCTGGCTGGAAGGCGAAATTTCGAACCTCCGCGCACCGGGCTCCGGGCACCTCTATTGTACGTTAAAAGATGGATCAAGCCAGATTCGAGCGGTCATCTTTCGATCAGCTGCCATGCGGCTGCGATTTGGGTTGGAGGATGGGCTGCAGGTCGTTGTACGTGGACGGCTTTCGGTCTATGAGCCTCGAGGCGAATACCAACTTGTCTTGGACCACCTTGAACCGAAAGGACAAGGCGCCCTCCAATTGGCGTTTGAGCAGCTCAAGCGTCGGCTTCAGACAGAGGGATTGTTCAATGTACAGCGCAAGCGACTGCTACCGGCATTCCCTTGGACAGTCGGCATCGTCACCTCACCGACCGGAGCAGCGGTCCGAGATCTGCTCACCGTCCTCCATCGTCGTTGCCCGGTCCTGAGAATTATCGTGGCGCCGGTGCAAGTCCAAGGGGCCGGAGCCGGTGAGCAAATCGCAGGGGCCATTCATGCGCTCAATACACTTGGCGGTATCGATGTCATGATCGTCGGGCGGGGTGGTGGTTCGATAGAGGACCTCTGGAGTTTCAACGAAGAAGTGGTCGTGCGCGCCATTGCAGGATCACGGATTCCTATCGTGTCAGCCGTTGGGCATGAGACAGACGTCACCCTTGCCGACTTTGCGGCCGACGTGCGGGCCCCAACACCTTCGGCTGCAGGAGAAATGGTTGCTCCGGTGTTGGCGGAGATCGTGGAGCGTCTTGAAATGTTTGCTGCTCGTTGCCGCCAAGCGACGATGTCGCAATGTCTTGACCACCAACAACAACTCGATCTCCTGGTGGCTCATCTGGCATCGATCCGGCTTCGGATTCTGAGAGAAGCACAGCGTGTGGATGGGGCTCTGGTCTCTATGCGCGAAGCGATACGCGCCACGTTGAGACAGATGACGGCACAGACACAGGGATGGAAGCAAGCGTTAGAGGCGGCAAGCCCTGAGGTTCGGGTCCGTTATGGCATGGCGCTGGTCCCGCAACTACGGCTGCGGTTGACGGGGACTATGACACACGACCTCACGCGATACGAGCAACGCATTCATGCCTATCTTGCTAGGTTGCACAGTTTGAGTCCGCTGGCCATCCTGACTCGGGGCTATGGCATGCTTGAAACGATGCCGGATCGGACGACCATACGACGAGTCGCACAAGTCTCCATCGGTGACACGATCCGGGCTCGGCTTGTTGATGGGGAGCTCCGCTGCACCGTGGAGGATGTGGTGACGGATTCATCGGTATAA
- the xseB gene encoding exodeoxyribonuclease VII small subunit, translated as MAGVKFEQAMARLEVIVGELEKGDLPLDESLKIFEEGIRLSKNCLKVLEEAEKKVEVLVQDKNGKKQLRAFTSEDIDQKASSMEP; from the coding sequence GTGGCTGGAGTCAAATTTGAGCAAGCGATGGCTAGACTGGAAGTCATCGTCGGTGAACTGGAGAAGGGAGATCTGCCGCTCGATGAGTCGCTAAAGATCTTCGAGGAGGGTATCCGACTTTCAAAGAATTGTTTGAAAGTGTTGGAAGAGGCCGAAAAAAAGGTGGAAGTTCTCGTTCAAGACAAAAACGGCAAGAAACAGCTGCGTGCCTTCACGTCGGAGGATATTGACCAGAAGGCCTCCTCCATGGAGCCGTAA
- a CDS encoding TlyA family RNA methyltransferase has product MGTNLRRDKDRCDQVLVTRGLVPSRDRAARMILAGKVKKDGVVVDKPSRVIPVDALIELTEERQPFVSRGGEKLAAALDVSSITTQGRVCLDVGCSTGGFTDCLLQRGAAKVYAVDVGYGQFDWRLRQDPRVVLIERTNIRYMARSAVPEPVDLAVIDVSFISLTKVLQPILPFLRSQAHIIALIKPQFEVGKGQVGRGGVVRDEEQREQVVQRVLRFAAEMGLQPNQVVPSPIKGKKKGNEEMLAILEYRTPFHGM; this is encoded by the coding sequence ATGGGTACAAACCTACGCCGCGATAAAGATCGATGTGATCAGGTACTGGTAACCAGAGGCTTGGTACCAAGTCGAGATCGTGCCGCTCGCATGATTCTAGCCGGGAAAGTCAAAAAGGACGGCGTGGTTGTCGATAAACCATCCAGAGTGATTCCCGTCGATGCCCTCATTGAGCTGACGGAGGAACGGCAGCCGTTTGTCAGCCGAGGCGGGGAAAAGCTGGCGGCGGCTCTCGACGTATCATCGATTACGACGCAGGGGCGAGTTTGTCTCGATGTCGGGTGTTCAACGGGAGGATTTACCGACTGTTTGTTACAACGAGGAGCGGCGAAAGTCTACGCCGTCGATGTTGGATATGGGCAGTTCGACTGGCGACTTCGACAAGATCCACGCGTGGTGTTGATCGAGCGGACCAACATTCGGTATATGGCGCGCTCTGCTGTCCCTGAGCCGGTTGATCTGGCCGTGATCGATGTCTCCTTTATCTCGCTGACAAAGGTGCTCCAGCCCATTCTTCCGTTTCTGCGATCGCAGGCCCACATCATCGCCTTGATTAAACCTCAGTTTGAAGTGGGTAAGGGGCAGGTCGGTCGGGGCGGCGTGGTGCGCGATGAGGAGCAGCGAGAGCAGGTGGTTCAGCGAGTGTTGCGTTTTGCGGCGGAGATGGGACTCCAGCCGAATCAGGTGGTCCCGTCACCCATTAAAGGCAAGAAAAAAGGCAATGAAGAAATGTTGGCTATTCTTGAGTACCGTACCCCGTTTCATGGTATGTAG
- a CDS encoding SDR family oxidoreductase has translation MKVLVTGGAGFIGSHVVDRLVEEGHQVVVVDNLATGKRKNLNRAASLYKTDITSGRLERVFRNERPNVVLHLAAQISVRNSVENPVFDAQVNVLGTMNVLQQAVRYGCRKVVFSSSGGAIYGEQETFPAAESHVNNPLSPYGISKLCGEHYLSYFQRTSGIPVVSLRYANVYGPRQDPEGEAGVVAIFIQKMLNNEQPIINGNGRQTRDFVFVEDVAQANLVAMGQDAHGVYNVGTGVETSVNELFGMLAGLTGSPAKEVHGPAKLGEQLRSVIDPSRIKQELGWETKVDLAEGLKQTVEFFQGKK, from the coding sequence ATGAAAGTACTGGTCACGGGCGGCGCAGGGTTTATCGGGTCTCATGTCGTGGACCGACTCGTGGAAGAAGGGCATCAGGTCGTCGTTGTCGACAATCTGGCCACGGGGAAGCGGAAAAATCTCAACCGTGCGGCGAGCCTCTACAAGACCGATATTACCAGCGGGCGATTGGAACGGGTGTTTCGGAACGAACGCCCCAATGTGGTCCTTCATCTCGCCGCGCAGATCAGCGTCCGCAATTCGGTCGAGAACCCGGTGTTTGATGCGCAGGTCAACGTCCTGGGAACGATGAACGTGTTGCAGCAGGCGGTGCGATACGGGTGCAGAAAGGTTGTGTTTTCCTCGTCCGGAGGAGCGATCTATGGCGAGCAAGAGACGTTCCCTGCCGCGGAATCTCACGTCAACAACCCGTTGTCACCCTATGGCATCAGTAAACTATGCGGTGAGCATTATCTCTCCTACTTCCAACGCACGAGTGGAATTCCAGTCGTGAGCCTGCGATATGCCAACGTCTATGGACCACGACAAGACCCTGAGGGGGAAGCCGGGGTTGTCGCCATTTTTATCCAAAAAATGTTGAATAATGAGCAGCCCATCATTAATGGAAACGGCCGACAAACACGCGACTTCGTGTTTGTGGAAGACGTGGCCCAAGCCAACCTTGTCGCGATGGGGCAAGATGCGCATGGAGTCTACAATGTTGGAACGGGTGTGGAGACCTCGGTCAATGAGCTGTTTGGAATGCTCGCCGGTCTGACTGGTTCTCCGGCTAAGGAGGTCCATGGGCCGGCCAAACTTGGGGAGCAGCTTCGGAGTGTGATTGACCCCTCCCGGATCAAACAGGAATTGGGATGGGAGACGAAGGTCGACCTCGCGGAGGGACTCAAGCAGACCGTCGAATTCTTCCAGGGGAAAAAATAG
- a CDS encoding rhodanese, protein MSFVITPKELKARIDKGDTLVLLDVREPWENQLAKLDNSVLIPLGTLPQALSQLDPNTEIIAYCHHGMRSGDATGFLLQQGFSNVKNLIGGIDAWSVQIDGSVPRY, encoded by the coding sequence ATGAGCTTTGTCATTACACCGAAAGAGCTGAAGGCTCGGATCGATAAAGGGGATACCCTGGTACTCTTGGACGTGCGAGAACCGTGGGAGAATCAACTCGCCAAGCTCGACAACTCCGTACTGATCCCGCTCGGCACCTTGCCTCAGGCTCTCTCACAATTGGATCCGAACACGGAGATTATCGCCTATTGCCACCATGGCATGCGCAGCGGCGATGCAACAGGCTTTCTCCTTCAGCAGGGATTCTCGAACGTCAAGAATTTGATCGGGGGGATCGACGCGTGGTCCGTCCAGATCGATGGCAGCGTGCCTCGATACTGA
- a CDS encoding leucyl/phenylalanyl-tRNA--protein transferase: MVRLHRHNLRFPPVEQASPEGLLAVGGDLRPERLLEAYRQGIFPWYNDDQPILWWSPDPRAVLFPEKLHVPRSLKRSLRPNVFTVTLDTSFRSVMEQCAGPRPQYPEGGTWITGEMLEGYTRLHELGYAHSVESWRDNQLVGGLYGVAVGGAFFAESMFTKVDDAGKVALVRLVQQLQAWNFRILDCQQSSPHVTRFGAEEIPRSDFIKQLAAALKLPDRLGRWEFDADTAQKEEDVRGTGRLKPDKLR; this comes from the coding sequence ATGGTTCGCTTACACCGGCACAATCTTCGCTTTCCACCAGTTGAGCAGGCTTCCCCAGAAGGTCTGCTTGCCGTCGGCGGGGATCTCCGTCCTGAGCGTCTCCTCGAAGCGTACCGACAGGGTATTTTCCCTTGGTACAACGACGATCAACCGATTCTCTGGTGGTCGCCGGATCCCAGGGCTGTATTGTTTCCTGAGAAACTTCATGTCCCGCGCAGTCTGAAACGAAGCCTCCGCCCGAATGTGTTCACCGTCACACTCGATACCAGCTTTCGGTCTGTCATGGAACAGTGCGCGGGACCACGCCCGCAATATCCTGAGGGAGGGACTTGGATCACGGGAGAGATGCTGGAAGGATACACCCGCTTGCACGAACTCGGCTACGCCCACTCAGTCGAAAGCTGGCGGGATAACCAGCTAGTCGGTGGCCTCTACGGTGTGGCGGTTGGCGGGGCGTTCTTTGCTGAGTCGATGTTCACGAAGGTCGATGACGCGGGAAAAGTGGCGCTGGTCAGGCTTGTCCAACAACTTCAAGCCTGGAACTTTCGCATTCTCGATTGCCAGCAGTCCTCTCCCCATGTCACACGGTTCGGTGCGGAAGAAATCCCACGGTCAGACTTTATCAAACAGCTCGCTGCTGCGCTGAAACTCCCAGACCGACTGGGACGATGGGAGTTCGATGCAGATACTGCGCAGAAAGAGGAAGACGTGAGGGGGACAGGTCGCCTCAAGCCGGACAAACTGCGTTGA
- a CDS encoding GIY-YIG nuclease family protein, with protein MPSATIKIFLAHGDPKRLRTAELSNWTGKAVAGPRSEFDSVLAREESQNSGVYFLTGIDPETGKAAVYIGEAESIRERVKGHLDKDFWNHIAFFISKDENLTKAHIRYLEGRLIEQAKKAGRAEVKNNQGSGSKLPESDREDMEIFLEKIHQLLPVLGVEVLVPTTSTGTGRNETATLSCEIKGFRATGHLTPNGIVVLAGSQAVLIERPSAQKYPWPINMRQQLKDQGALKENSDHLLFTKDIEFSSPSAAAAVIHGGSANGLTAWKNKDGKSLKELESI; from the coding sequence ATGCCAAGTGCAACGATTAAAATCTTCCTTGCCCACGGAGATCCCAAACGGCTCCGAACGGCTGAATTGTCAAACTGGACAGGTAAAGCTGTCGCTGGCCCTCGAAGTGAATTTGACAGCGTACTTGCTCGAGAGGAATCACAGAATTCCGGTGTCTATTTCCTTACTGGAATTGATCCAGAAACGGGAAAAGCTGCAGTCTATATTGGCGAAGCTGAGTCCATCCGAGAAAGAGTAAAAGGACACCTCGATAAAGACTTCTGGAATCATATCGCCTTCTTCATCAGCAAAGATGAGAATCTAACGAAGGCGCACATCCGTTATCTTGAAGGCCGCCTCATCGAGCAGGCGAAAAAGGCGGGTCGGGCCGAGGTCAAAAATAACCAAGGTAGTGGGTCAAAGCTGCCCGAGTCCGACCGTGAAGATATGGAAATCTTCCTTGAGAAAATTCACCAACTGTTGCCCGTGCTCGGTGTTGAAGTGCTGGTACCAACCACTTCAACTGGAACGGGTCGAAATGAAACAGCGACCTTATCCTGTGAAATTAAAGGATTTAGGGCTACCGGCCATCTCACGCCAAATGGCATCGTGGTTCTTGCTGGATCCCAAGCCGTCTTAATAGAGCGTCCTTCTGCGCAGAAATACCCTTGGCCGATTAACATGCGGCAACAACTGAAAGACCAAGGAGCCTTAAAAGAGAATTCGGATCATCTCCTATTCACCAAGGACATTGAGTTTTCGAGTCCCAGCGCGGCGGCTGCTGTTATACACGGCGGGAGCGCAAACGGACTCACTGCGTGGAAGAACAAGGATGGAAAGAGCCTCAAAGAGTTGGAATCGATATAG